GAGGACCAAAACTCGCGCCGGTAGAGCGCTTTGACGACCGCATCCGTCTCGGAGAAGGTATTGGCAATGGCGTGCATGACGCCGTTGCCAACCTGGATGGTGAGATTCTGCAGCAGCAGCTCGGCCCGCTGCTGTGGTGTGGGCGGGGTTTGCGAGGCATCGACCCGCTCGAAGGTCGGCGGCTGCTCGAACAGCAGGTAGGCAAACAGCTCGCTCACCAGCGGGAGGCGCTCCAGAATGTCGCGCTCGACGCGAGCCGCATTTTGCAGGATCAGATCGAAGCTGGGCGGATCGCCGGTAGGCGTGCGGTTGGGATGGTATTTGCCGAAAAAATGCAGCAGCGAATTTTGCCACAGCTCGCGCAGCAGCCGCGATTGCGCCTCGGGCAGCTGCTCGGGGGCCAGCTCCAGAAAGCGCAGCTCCGCTAGCTGGGCTTCCAGGCGCTTGAGGATCGTATAGAGCAGTTCCCGCCGCCGCTCCGGGGTTAGCAGCTCGATCTCGAGCGGGCGATCGGTGGCATTGGCCGTGCTGGCGCGGACGCGCTCGAGCGTTGCAGCAATGGCAATTTGGGCTGCATCTTGAGGCTCGGTGTCCCCCGTTGAGGGACGCTCGCCGGACTGCAAGGCCGGCCTAGGCGGCTCGGGGGTCGCGCCGCCTGTCCCGAGCGGCAGCAGCTGGCCGATCAGCCAGCGGGCCGCGAGCAACTCGCGCTGCACGCCCTGCCAAAACAACCAGTCCGGCAGGCGCAAGCGCGGGTCGCTCAGGCGAAGCCGAACGCCAGCCAGCTCGGCATCGATCTGGCGCACTCCCGAGCGGCGCTGTCGGTAGAGCCAGTTGGCCGAGGGGGTTGGGCCCTCTAGCTGGGCCTGCGACCAAGACGGACGGCCGGCTGCCACTTCCCGCATGGCGGCTGCCAGCGTTGCGGCCGAGCTTCCCTTACGGCAGTAGCCTTCAATGCCGCAGGCTTGCGCCGCTGCCAGCCACCTCGGTTCA
The DNA window shown above is from Cyanobacteria bacterium QS_8_64_29 and carries:
- a CDS encoding DUF3685 domain-containing protein — protein: MTSAGDRPLRIVTVDADQVFRWGLASVLEDDSGIAIVAQLESLAAAWDYLQPPAGTAPPDLVVLEPHSGDPTEAADASLQRCRQLKRDFPRIPVLLLSAIAEPRWLAAAQACGIEGYCRKGSSAATLAAAMREVAAGRPSWSQAQLEGPTPSANWLYRQRRSGVRQIDAELAGVRLRLSDPRLRLPDWLFWQGVQRELLAARWLIGQLLPLGTGGATPEPPRPALQSGERPSTGDTEPQDAAQIAIAATLERVRASTANATDRPLEIELLTPERRRELLYTILKRLEAQLAELRFLELAPEQLPEAQSRLLRELWQNSLLHFFGKYHPNRTPTGDPPSFDLILQNAARVERDILERLPLVSELFAYLLFEQPPTFERVDASQTPPTPQQRAELLLQNLTIQVGNGVMHAIANTFSETDAVVKALYRREFWSSRAIGRFRNSLSWQYRQDYYLSEPRAIFESKYRLLAFGPNGIQTVEIYGRRQAELAQLRGIRWGVTLAWEIRDALAPRVRVIASFIGGGAVYVLTQILGRGIGLIVRGVIQQAGSALQEARQRRSQEQEQQK